AGCCCCCTTGACCGCCCACATCAGGTGGCGGCCACCTTCGGCGTCGGCGGCGGTGTACCGGTCGGGGTCTTCCATGTTCCCAGTCTGACCTACGAGGCCCGGATCTTCCTGACGACACGATCGCCGGTCAACCCGGCGACGACTTTCGTAGGTGGGACGCTATTTGCAGGGAAAGTTACTCGCCGGTCTCGGAAGTACTCGGCTGAACAAGCCAATACAGAAGCACCAGATTTCCGAGGGGCACGAGCCCAAGTAGGAACCATGTTCCTTTTCGACCCATGTCGTGTAGGCGACGTACACCCAATGTGATCAGCACCCAGACATAGGCAATGGCGTACACGACCTCCGGTCCGGCCTGATCGGTACTGAGGCCCAAAATGGCGGCGAAGATTCCCCCTAGCACCACGAACACAATCGGGTGGATGAGGAACGGCCACCAAAAAGCGGGTCGTGTGGTCCGGCCCTGCAAATCTCGGAAACGACGCCAGGACTCCAAGTAGTAATCAATAACTTTCATCGCCGGATAGTAGCCCCGACTGGCTTGCGGGGGTCACCCTGCCGGTCGCCAGCTCAGCCGGGATTCAGAGCGTTGCGGGGGAGTAAACGTCGGTAGACACCGCTTCCTCCTCGCCCAAGATGAGGTTCGTTGTTGCTGGTGCGCTCCTAGGGCGAGAGGCCAGTACCCCCCCCCGACTGAACGAGGGGCAGCCCCCTCTGACAGGGGGAACATGGCAACGAATGGAGCCACCACCCGGGCAACGATCTACCCCCCCGGAAGTCATCGCTGGATGAACGGGACGGCGACATCGATCGTGTGGATACGGCCACCCAGGCGGTCTTTCCCTTCGAGAACCAAAACTGGAAGGCCGTGCCCCTTCAAACGCGTTGCGGTCGACAGTCCAGCGATGCTGCCGCCAACGATGAGTACGGGGGCGTGAGTCTCACTCTTGATGCGTCCCTACTCGAGCTCGACCTGGACCATGACCAGCGTTGGAGCGACCTTGACGAGACTCGCTTCGATCGGCACCTTGTTCTGGTCGAGCTTGATGCCGGCGACCTTGGCGTCGCGGGGTAGAGCGCACAGGTAGCGGCTCACATGTTCGCGAAGTTCGTCAGTGTCGCCGTCCCAGAGGCGAGCCGTCCCGTTCACCGTCGTCCTTGCGATCTCGATGGAGACTGGCACGTCGCCTTCGCGGAAGTTCTTCCACCAGTTCGTGCTGTGGTCTGACAGGAACCACACGGTTTGGTCGTTCCTGACGTAGCTGAGTGGTGTGACAAACTCGCGGCCGCTTATGCGGCCGCGAAAGCGCAGTAGCGCTATGGTTTTGCTCCCCAGGCGGTGAAGCGGTGAGCGAAGAACGGCCTTAATGGCGGGGTTGAGAACTCGGTAGAGGCCGTGCTCGATGGTGGTGGCAACGCTCATTTCATGTTCTCCGATGGTCTGCATGTCTGGTGCTGGTCGTTACCCACGGCTGTCGCCCCAACCGGTGATGCGCCTGGCGAGTCCAAAGCCAGGGTTAAGAAGGCGCCCCAGAGCGATCATCTTGGGGACAACACACACGGGGTAGAAGTTATTGGTGGTGCGCCCCCTGGAGCGGGCTCCTATATACAGAACGGGCCTTTGGCCGCACGTCCCGGTACCGCTCATGCTCACTCCGCCAGGGTCGCTGGTCGGCCCGTAGTGTGATGGCCGGGGAGTTCAATGGCTACCTAGCCACGCCTGTCTGGAATGATGGGGAGATGGCACCAGGGGAAATGGTCGGGGGCGGTGATCGCCTTGTTTAACTTCTCATCCAGCTGGTTGAAACGTCTCGCTTTAGTTGTGGTGGTCCTGACGACCGCTACCGGCTGTCTCCGAATGGATATGGCTATCAGGGTTGAACCTGACGGCACCGGGACCGTGGAAATCGAGATGTTACTTTCGGAAACACTCACTGAATTAGCTGAGGCCTTCTCGGACGAAGACGCTGGCGACCTTTGCGCGGAGATGCTCAATGAGTCCGCTATGTCTGACATGCCAGCAGGTGCCGAGGCGCGTGAGCTTTCGAAGGACGGGTGGTGTGGCGCCGAGATTTCCTTCTCCTTTACAGATTTCGACCTTACAGAACTCTCTACGGCTGACGGGATGCCGATCCGCCTCTGGGTAGAGAACCAGACGGTTTTCTTCGATCTCGATGTTTCCGACCTAACCGCAGACTTCGACGAGGACATGTCGTTTGAAGAAATGGCAGCGATGGCCAAAGTGTTCGATTTGGCACTTGATGAGCCAAAGATGGTTTTTGAGGTCACGCTGCCTGGGGCACCTGTCGATCACAATGCCGACTCGACCCAAGGTTCTACTTTCAACTGGGAACTAGACCTATTCGGAGACGAGAGTCGAACTTCGTTCTACGCCTCAGCGGACATGTCCCGTTCCGACAACTCAGACAATGCATCGTCAAGCGGTCTGTTTCTTGTTGGTGGTCTAGTTGGCGGTCTAGGGCTTGCTGCCATTTTCGCCTTCGCCGTACGAATTCGGTCGGCTCGGAAGTCGGATGGCGACCAAGAGATTGATCAGAAGGGGCCGATTGGGTAGAGGCAAATAGGTTCAAGACCAGCGTCTATAGAAATCCACCCCTGGATGCCCGCGCTGCCCCGAACGGGCTTGTCCGATGGACCGGGAACCTGGGTCCCGTTCTGGCTGTTGGAGTGCGCCCCCTGGGACTCGAACCCAGAACCTGCGGATTAAGAGTCCGATGCTCTGCCAATTGAGCTAGAGGCGCTTGCGGCGCCCGATACTACCGGCGCCCGTTTGAGCGACCGACCAGAGGGTCGGACCACATGGGGTGACCGAGGGGATTCGAACCCCCGACATCCTGGACCACAACCAGGTGCTCTAACCAACTGAGCTACGGCCACCAAGTGGAAGCCATGTTACGGCCTGTGCACACGGTCGCCGCCTCGATTCCGTCTCCAGAAGGGTCGCTCCTGGAGGTCGTCGACCACCTCAGAGATGTGCGATCCTGCCTCAGTGGCAGGTAACGGAGCAACGAAGGTGGTGGTCATCGGCGGGGGCATCGCTGGCGTGAGCGTCGCCCACCACCTCCTCCAGGGTGACCCGGATCTCGACGTTGTCCTCCTTGAGATGGAGGCCATGCTCGCCCACCACACCACCGGTCGGTCCGCCGCCCTGCTGTTAGAGAATCTCGGGACGCCGTCGATGCGGATCCTGAGTTCGGCCAGCCTTGATCACCTCCGCCATACCCCGGACGACCTGGTTGATGCTCCACTGCTGGCCCATCGCCCAGTCCTGCACGTGGGTACCGTCGAGCAGGATGCATCCGTCGATCAGATGCTGGCCGAGGGAATCTCTTCGGCCACTACTCCGACCGTTGAGGTCGGTGTCGAAGAGGCCATGCGTTTGTTCCCACCGTTACGACGTGAGCGGGTGTATCGGGCCCTCGTCGAGCCGGACAGTGCCGACATCGATGTCGGGGCCCTCCACCAGTCGTTCGTCCGGGGATTTCGACGGACCGGTGGGCGGATCGCCACGTCGACTCGGGTGGATGCCGCTACCCCCGATGGGAAGGGCTGGCGTCTGGATACCACGGACGGGCCAATGGGCGCCGATGTGGTCGTGAACTGCGCCGGGGCGTGGGGCGACCAGGTGGCCGCAACTGCCGGAGTTTCTCCGGTCGGCCTACAACCGTTCCGCCGAACGGCGTTCATGGTCGACGGACCCGGTTTGGACACCGCCGGCTGGGCATTTGTCGGCGATATTGACCATCAGTGGTACTTGCGCGACGACGGTCCGCAGATGTTCTGCTCACTGGCCGAGGAGAATCCGTCCGAACCGTGTGACCCGAAGCCTGAGGAACTGGACGTGGCGCTGGCCATCGATCGAGTCAACGAGGCGACCACGCTGAACATCCGTTCGGTCAACTCAGCGTGGGTTGGCTTGCGGACATTCGCCCCCGACCGCTCCATGGTGATCGGCCCGGACCCCGATCACCCGACGTTTGTGTGGTGCGTGGGCCAAGGTGGCACCGGCATCCAGACTTCAGCTGGAGCCGGCCGCCTGACAGCGGACCTGGCTCTCGGCGGTGACCCATCAGCAGTCTTCGCTGACCTGGTCCTCGACGAGGTCAGACCCGAACGCTTCCGGGGCCGGCAGTAGCCTCAACGGCACCAGCCTCAACGGCACCAGCCCCCGTAGCTCAGCCCGGATAGAGCAGTGGCCTTCTAATCCACTTGTCGCAGGTTCAAATCCTGCCGGGGGCGCCACCATTTGCCGCACCCACTATCGGACCGGTACATCAGCGATGAACGATCCAGTCAGGGACAATCGAGATACCGCCATTAAGAGCATGGGGCTCTACCACCACGTCGACCGGGTGGTCAACGAACTCCGTGAACTCGGCAAGGCCGAAGGCGAGCCGCTCCAGGTCAACGACCTGACGGCATTCGATCAGCTCCACTACCACGGCACCGACGCGGTGGACGAGGCCATCCGGATGATGGGAATCGGTGCTGAGAGCTCCGTCCTGGAGATCGGTTCGGGCTTCGGTGGACCGGCCCGGCACCTTGCGGCGGCTTCGGGAGCCGCGGTGACCGCTCTCGAACTCCAGGAGGATCACCACCTGGTGGCCGTCAACCTCACGCAGCGGTGCGGCCTGGCTGACCGGGTCAGCCACGTGTGCGGCGACTTCCTGACCCATCCACTGGATGGTGCCCGATTTGACGCCATCGCGAGTTGGCTGGCGCTGTACCACATCCCTGGTCGAGGAGTTCTGCTCGATCGTTGTCGGACATTGCTGGCCGATAGTGGCTTCTTCTACGCCGAGGACCTCTACGAACGTCGGCCGTTCGACGGCGCCGAGCGGGCACGATTGTCATCCGAACTCTTCGCCAACGAACTCACCAGCAGCGACCGGTACCGCCGGGACCTTCTGGAAGCCGGCTTCGAGGTGGTGGTCATGGACGACATGACCGAGGACTGGGCCACCTTCACTCAAATCCGCCTGGCCGGGTACGTCGAGCAGCGGGAACGGCATCTCCGTGTACACGGAGACGCGGTGTTCGAAACTATGTGTGGCTTTTACGAGACGATGGTGCGGCTATTTGCCGGCGGAAAACTCGGCGGCATCCGAGTGGTGGCCCGCCGTAGTTGACTCCGGTCACTACAACGAGCTCAGGCGTCGCGGTGGCGTAGAAGAAAGTTCCTCACGGGGCCGAGCACCCGGTCGGGCGCCTCGATCAGGATCGAGTGCTTCAGGTCGTCGAGGATCACCAGTTCGGCGTCCGGCAGCTCGTCGGCGATGAACCGGTTCAGGCGAGGGTTGCAGCCGCCGTCGAACTCGCCGGTCATGACCAGACACGGACACGTCACCTCGTGCAGCCACGGTGCCATCTCGGCCCCGGCGTAGACATCGAACACGCTGAGGAAGACATCCTCTGGGGTACCTAGCACCTGTTGGATCCGGTGTTCGATGGCATCGGGTCTCGCCGCGATGAACTCATCGGAATACCAGCGGTCCAGCAACGTTCCCAGGACGGGTTCGACGCCCTCGGCTCGCATTTTGGCCACCACGCCCTCGACTTTGGCGCTGTCGTCCTTGGTGCGACCAGCGGCCGTCGATAGCAGGACCACGCTGGCCGTATGGCCCGGATGGGCTAGCGCGTAGGCCGGGCCGACCTGCCCGCCGAGGGAATGGCCAATCACGTGGATCCGGTCGTGGCCCAACCGCTGACGCAACGCTTCGAGATCATCGACCAGATCGTCGAGGGTGTACGGCACCGGTGGGATCGGGCTCTCACCGTGGCCCCGCAAGTCATATCGCACGCAGGTGAAGTGCTCTTCGAGCTCGGGGAGCAGGCCATCCCACGTTTCTCGACGGCTGCCGATCCCGTGGACCATGTAGAGCGGCGGCCCGTTACCCGAGACGGTGTAGGAGACCTCGATGGCGCCCATGGTGTAGCTCTCCTTGCCGGTTGGCCGACTTACTTGTCAGACATCAGCTCGCCGCCGACGCCCCAGTTCTCGCGCTCCACCTCGGTGATGACAACGTGGAGCTTCTCGCCAGCTCCGCCGCACGCCCGGACGAAACCGTCAGTGAGCTCGCGGGCCAAGTCACGTTTCTGGTCGATGGTGCGACCGGGGAACATTTCGACTCGGATGATGGGCATGGGCTTCCTCCTGAAGGGGGCGTGATCTGGTGGCTGGATCTGACAGATTCTGCCTCAGGCAGCAGCGGCGATCCGTTGCAGGTGGGGGAGGACGTCGCTGGCGAAGCGTTCCATGGCCTCGAGGTGCTCGCCCTGGCGTTGGCCGAGGTTGGAACTCAGGATCAATTCGTCGATGCCCGCCGCGGCGTACAGGGCCAGTCGGTCGATCATCTCGTCGGTTTGGCAGATGACCAGGTTCTCCTCGAGCTCCTCGATGCTCTGGTCGCGGGGAAGCTGTGCCACGTCACCGTGATTAACGATGCCCGGCCCGGTGAACACGTTGTCGAACCGGCCGTAGTAGTCGTGGGCCATCTGGACCATCCGTCGGGTCTCAGCCTCGGACCCGGTGCAGTACACGACCCTTGACATCATGATCCGGAGGTGGCGTCCAGCGTCGCCCATCTCTGCCTTGGCCTCCTTGTGGGCGGCGATCTGGGCCTCGAACAACTCGGGCCGGCCTGCCAGTGGGGTGGTCTGGATGTCGAACCCTCGTTTCGTGCAGGCGGCGATCCCTGTTGGATTCATCACCGCCACCATCAGCTTCGGCATGGGTTGAGTCATGGGACGGGGCATCACGGTCATCGGTTCGAACCGGTAGTACTCGCCGTCCCATGAGACCTCCTCCTCGGTGAGTAGGGCGATGAGGACATCGAGGCTTTCGTCGAACTTGGCCTTGGATTCGACGATTGGGGTACCGAGGCGGGCCATCTCGTAGGCGAAGGCACCACGACCTACGCCGAGTACCAGTCGGCCGTCGGTGAGGATGTCGGCCTGGACGACTTCGCCGGCGAATATTCGCATGTCGTGTAGCGGGAGGACGGCTACCGAGGTGACCAGTTCGAGGTGTTCGGTTTCGCATGCAAGCTTGACCGCCATCTGCAACGGCGCCGGCATGAGTAGCACGTTGATGAGGTGGTGCTCGGGCAGCGTGACTCCCCGGTAGCCGAGGCGCTCGGCAGTTACGGCCTGCTCAACCATGTCGTTGAACAGACGCTTACCCCCGTAGGAGGTATCCGGGTAGTAGCTGGAGAGAAAGTGGTTGGCTTCCACAGCGGAGAGTCTGACGCCGGGCAGCCCCATTGCCAATCGCACGCTCATCCCGAAGGTCGATCGTTCCCCGTGGTTCAGTCGGTCAGGACGTAGGAATCCATGTCGGGGGCAGCCATCTGAGCCCGGAACTCACGGAACGACCACGGCCAGGCCATGGGCACCCCCCGGTCGTCCAGGTACCAGCTGTTGCACCCGGTGGCCCACACCGTCTTTCCGGCTGCCGCCGTCCGGGCCGCCTCGTGGGCCTCGGTGGCGTCAGTTGACGGTGAGATCAGGCGGCATGTGCCGTCGGCAATCCGGTCGACGAGTTGGAGTGCGTAATCCATCTGCAGTTCAGCCACCTCGATGAGTGAGAAATTTCCGACGGGACCGTTGGGACCATTCAACATGAACAGGTTTGGCAGTCCCGGCACGCCGATTGAAAGGTAGGCCGTGGGCCGTTCGGCCCATGCTTCAGATAGGCGGTCGCCGATGGGTCCCACCACCTCCATGGGTCGCATGAAGCGGTCCACTCGAAAGCCGGTGGCCAGCACCAGCACGTCTAGTTCGTGGAGCACGCCGTCAGTGGTGCGAATGCCTCCCGCCTCGATCTGGTCGATGTTGGCGTCAACGAGACGGACGTGGGGTCGCTGGATGGCTTCGTAGAAGTCTCCAGAGATGACGAGTCGCTTGCAGGCCGCCCGATGGTCCGGGGTCAGCCGGGTCCGCAGGTCGACATCGACCACCGTGTCGAGGTGGTCACGGCAGAGTTCGGCGATATGGGCGAGAACCGGGGAGTCGGCGTCAACCACAGCGTTGGCGAACCCGTCAGCGAATAGTTCGGAGATCTCGTCGTGGAGTTGGCGCTGTGAGTCAGGGTCGGCCCGGAAACCTGCCTTCTCCTCCTCGGTGTAGGCCGGATTGTCCTGCGGGAGCACCCATTGGGCCGTCCTCTGGAAGAGCGCCAGTTCACCCACCCCGTCGACCACCGCGCCGACCGTCTGGACCGCTGAAGACCCGGTGCCGATGATGCCAACCTTCCGGCCGTCCAGCAGAACCGATGCATCCCATCGGGCGGTGTGGACCACGTCGCCGGCGAAGTCGTCCAGGCCTTCGAGGCCGGGAACGAATGGATGGTGGAGTACGCCGGTTGCCGCGATGACCACGTCGGCCACGTCGGTTCGCCCTGAGGCGGTTCGGAGGTGCCAGCGGTCGCCGTCGTGCTCCGCGTGGACAACCTCCTGGCCGTAGGTGATGGACCGTTCGACGTCAAAGCGTCTGGCCACGTCCTCTAGATAGGACTGGATCTCGGCCCCTGGTGAGAAGCGGTGTGTCCACTCAGGGTTGGGGGCGAACGAGTAGCTGTAAAGGATGGACGGCACGTCGCACGCCACGCCGGGGTAGTTGTTCTCCCTCCAAGTGCCGCCGAGACGGTCGGCCTTTTCGTAGACGGCAATGTCGTTGAAGCCTCGATCCCGCAGACGGATGACCGCCAGTATCCCAGCCATCCCGGCGCCGATGACCACGAAACGCAGTGGTCGTCGGCCGTTGGTCATCGCCGGAGTCCAGCAGGGTCGGACGGGCAAGGGCCAGTCGGCAGGATCCGCCAGCCGATGGCACTCCGGGCCGTAGCGTCGGAACGTGGGCGATGGAGACCGAACGCTGTGGGGGGGTCCGGGTTGTCGGGTGTCTGCCGAGGAGGTGCGTTGGCGTTTCGGACCATCAGGCGGCCCCGGCGGACAACACGCCAACCGGGCCAACACCCGTGTGGAGGCCGAGCTGGACCTGACGTTGGCCCGGGGGATCGACGACCAGACCCGTGCCCGCCTTGTGCGTCAACTGGGGGCCACGGTGCGGGTGTTAGTCGACCGGCATCGCTCTCAGGTTCGGAACCGTGAGCGGGCACTCGACGAAATCGAGCGGCGCCTGCAGGAGGCGCTGGTGGAACAGGCAGTGCGCCGACCGACTCGACCGCGGCGCGGTGCGGTGGAGCGGCGCCTAGAAGCCAAACGTCAGCGTGGCGCCCGCAAGGCCGAACGCCGCGGCGACTGGTCTTGATCAGTCTGGGCCGGATTTAGGCGGGGTCCTGGGTCGAAGGGAGATTGGCCAGGAAGACCATGAGGGAAGTGGCCAGCTTCTGAACCTCGGTGCGGGTTAGCCCGTAGGCCTCGGCCATGCGCACCAGGACGACTTGCTCGGCTTGGTCCCATGTGACCGATTCGGTGACCGGACCGTAGGCATCAGGCCGGTCTTCCTCGGCCAACGGAACGATTGTCGCCGCCCCGGGCAGATCGCCTAGGAACTTCAACGTGTATACCCCGAAGCGAATTAACCAGTCGACTGGTCGGC
This genomic stretch from Acidimicrobiales bacterium harbors:
- a CDS encoding 2-hydroxymuconate tautomerase, whose product is MPIIRVEMFPGRTIDQKRDLARELTDGFVRACGGAGEKLHVVITEVERENWGVGGELMSDK
- a CDS encoding NAD(P)/FAD-dependent oxidoreductase is translated as MTNGRRPLRFVVIGAGMAGILAVIRLRDRGFNDIAVYEKADRLGGTWRENNYPGVACDVPSILYSYSFAPNPEWTHRFSPGAEIQSYLEDVARRFDVERSITYGQEVVHAEHDGDRWHLRTASGRTDVADVVIAATGVLHHPFVPGLEGLDDFAGDVVHTARWDASVLLDGRKVGIIGTGSSAVQTVGAVVDGVGELALFQRTAQWVLPQDNPAYTEEEKAGFRADPDSQRQLHDEISELFADGFANAVVDADSPVLAHIAELCRDHLDTVVDVDLRTRLTPDHRAACKRLVISGDFYEAIQRPHVRLVDANIDQIEAGGIRTTDGVLHELDVLVLATGFRVDRFMRPMEVVGPIGDRLSEAWAERPTAYLSIGVPGLPNLFMLNGPNGPVGNFSLIEVAELQMDYALQLVDRIADGTCRLISPSTDATEAHEAARTAAAGKTVWATGCNSWYLDDRGVPMAWPWSFREFRAQMAAPDMDSYVLTD
- a CDS encoding nitroreductase/quinone reductase family protein — encoded protein: MQTIGEHEMSVATTIEHGLYRVLNPAIKAVLRSPLHRLGSKTIALLRFRGRISGREFVTPLSYVRNDQTVWFLSDHSTNWWKNFREGDVPVSIEIARTTVNGTARLWDGDTDELREHVSRYLCALPRDAKVAGIKLDQNKVPIEASLVKVAPTLVMVQVELE
- a CDS encoding methyltransferase domain-containing protein, encoding MNDPVRDNRDTAIKSMGLYHHVDRVVNELRELGKAEGEPLQVNDLTAFDQLHYHGTDAVDEAIRMMGIGAESSVLEIGSGFGGPARHLAAASGAAVTALELQEDHHLVAVNLTQRCGLADRVSHVCGDFLTHPLDGARFDAIASWLALYHIPGRGVLLDRCRTLLADSGFFYAEDLYERRPFDGAERARLSSELFANELTSSDRYRRDLLEAGFEVVVMDDMTEDWATFTQIRLAGYVEQRERHLRVHGDAVFETMCGFYETMVRLFAGGKLGGIRVVARRS
- a CDS encoding DUF805 domain-containing protein, producing MKVIDYYLESWRRFRDLQGRTTRPAFWWPFLIHPIVFVVLGGIFAAILGLSTDQAGPEVVYAIAYVWVLITLGVRRLHDMGRKGTWFLLGLVPLGNLVLLYWLVQPSTSETGE
- a CDS encoding alpha/beta fold hydrolase, translated to MGAIEVSYTVSGNGPPLYMVHGIGSRRETWDGLLPELEEHFTCVRYDLRGHGESPIPPVPYTLDDLVDDLEALRQRLGHDRIHVIGHSLGGQVGPAYALAHPGHTASVVLLSTAAGRTKDDSAKVEGVVAKMRAEGVEPVLGTLLDRWYSDEFIAARPDAIEHRIQQVLGTPEDVFLSVFDVYAGAEMAPWLHEVTCPCLVMTGEFDGGCNPRLNRFIADELPDAELVILDDLKHSILIEAPDRVLGPVRNFLLRHRDA
- a CDS encoding FAD-binding oxidoreductase, encoding MCDPASVAGNGATKVVVIGGGIAGVSVAHHLLQGDPDLDVVLLEMEAMLAHHTTGRSAALLLENLGTPSMRILSSASLDHLRHTPDDLVDAPLLAHRPVLHVGTVEQDASVDQMLAEGISSATTPTVEVGVEEAMRLFPPLRRERVYRALVEPDSADIDVGALHQSFVRGFRRTGGRIATSTRVDAATPDGKGWRLDTTDGPMGADVVVNCAGAWGDQVAATAGVSPVGLQPFRRTAFMVDGPGLDTAGWAFVGDIDHQWYLRDDGPQMFCSLAEENPSEPCDPKPEELDVALAIDRVNEATTLNIRSVNSAWVGLRTFAPDRSMVIGPDPDHPTFVWCVGQGGTGIQTSAGAGRLTADLALGGDPSAVFADLVLDEVRPERFRGRQ
- a CDS encoding LLM class flavin-dependent oxidoreductase encodes the protein MSVRLAMGLPGVRLSAVEANHFLSSYYPDTSYGGKRLFNDMVEQAVTAERLGYRGVTLPEHHLINVLLMPAPLQMAVKLACETEHLELVTSVAVLPLHDMRIFAGEVVQADILTDGRLVLGVGRGAFAYEMARLGTPIVESKAKFDESLDVLIALLTEEEVSWDGEYYRFEPMTVMPRPMTQPMPKLMVAVMNPTGIAACTKRGFDIQTTPLAGRPELFEAQIAAHKEAKAEMGDAGRHLRIMMSRVVYCTGSEAETRRMVQMAHDYYGRFDNVFTGPGIVNHGDVAQLPRDQSIEELEENLVICQTDEMIDRLALYAAAGIDELILSSNLGQRQGEHLEAMERFASDVLPHLQRIAAAA
- a CDS encoding peptide chain release factor-like protein, with the protein product MGDGDRTLWGGPGCRVSAEEVRWRFGPSGGPGGQHANRANTRVEAELDLTLARGIDDQTRARLVRQLGATVRVLVDRHRSQVRNRERALDEIERRLQEALVEQAVRRPTRPRRGAVERRLEAKRQRGARKAERRGDWS